A genomic window from Rhizobium sp. 007 includes:
- a CDS encoding rhomboid family intramembrane serine protease, with product MDDHRTEPETVEEIPIEKNRTPVFNLPGILLATLCLLGAIYAVQSFILSANAVDWLFITFGFIPVRYVIPFSEQGLQWLWSPVTYSLLHGSVEHILFNGLWLMAFGAPVVRRIGSLRYVIFWILSSVASAALHAGLNWGDPTLLIGASGVVSGLMGAACRFAFPPERKVTRPAHLNPRLSVAESFRSRTVVVFTLFWLIGNGLIAVGIPLIGDPNQPIAWDAHIGGFVFGFFLFSLFDRNIPAEPEVSEEPDILQS from the coding sequence ATGGACGATCACAGGACGGAGCCGGAAACGGTTGAGGAAATCCCGATTGAAAAGAACCGGACGCCGGTTTTCAATCTACCCGGCATCCTTTTGGCGACACTCTGTCTGCTCGGCGCGATCTATGCGGTCCAGTCGTTCATCCTCTCCGCAAACGCAGTCGACTGGCTTTTCATCACTTTCGGCTTCATTCCGGTACGCTATGTGATCCCGTTCTCGGAGCAGGGGCTGCAATGGCTCTGGTCGCCGGTGACCTATTCTCTGCTGCACGGCAGCGTGGAGCATATCCTCTTCAATGGGCTGTGGCTGATGGCTTTCGGCGCACCGGTCGTGCGCCGCATCGGAAGCTTGCGCTATGTCATCTTCTGGATTCTCTCATCGGTCGCCTCGGCAGCGCTTCACGCCGGATTGAACTGGGGCGATCCGACCTTGCTCATCGGCGCTTCCGGTGTCGTTTCCGGGCTCATGGGGGCGGCCTGCCGTTTTGCGTTTCCGCCGGAGCGGAAGGTGACGCGTCCGGCACATCTCAATCCGCGCCTGTCGGTGGCCGAGTCCTTTCGCAGCCGCACGGTGGTGGTATTCACGCTCTTCTGGCTGATTGGCAACGGGCTGATCGCCGTCGGCATTCCACTGATCGGCGACCCGAACCAGCCGATCGCCTGGGACGCACATATCGGTGGTTTCGTTTTTGGATTCTTCCTTTTCTCGCTCTTCGACCGGAATATTCCTGCGGAGCCTGAGGTTTCGGAAGAGCCGGATATATTGCAATCTTGA
- a CDS encoding L-serine ammonia-lyase, with protein MFLSVFDVFKIGIGPSSSHTMGPMSAANRFLDLILSSEWPRPSSGAQVASIKVSLHGSLAHTGIGHGTGRAVILGLMGEKPDSVDPDKMDGIIDQVERSGRITPPGHPAYFFMPKNDLVFNKKQPLPGHANGMSFCAYDRDERLLLKRVYYSVGGGFVVTDTELEQMRAKKKAIAGATKVPYPFATAKQMLEMAERSGLSIAQMKRANEESQRSREELDEGLDRIWEAMRSCIERGLKVDGVMPGGLNVRRRARKIHDKLQEEWRSNRINPLLANDWLSVYAMAVNEENAAGGRVVTAPTNGAAGVIPATIRYYEHFHEDWDQNGIRDYLLTAAAVGGIIKHNASISGAEVGCQGEVGSAAAMAAAGLAAVMGGTPAQIENAAEIALEHHLGMTCDPVAGLVQVPCIERNALGAVKAVTAASLAVKGDGQHFVPLDACIETMRQTGYDMSEKYKETSTGGLAVNVVEC; from the coding sequence ATGTTCCTTTCGGTATTCGACGTTTTCAAGATCGGTATCGGCCCCTCGAGCTCGCATACGATGGGGCCGATGTCGGCCGCCAACCGCTTCCTCGACCTGATCCTTTCGAGCGAATGGCCACGTCCGTCCTCTGGCGCGCAGGTTGCCTCGATCAAGGTCAGCCTGCACGGCTCGCTTGCGCATACCGGTATCGGCCACGGGACGGGCAGGGCGGTCATTCTTGGCCTGATGGGCGAGAAGCCCGACAGCGTCGATCCAGACAAGATGGACGGCATCATCGACCAGGTGGAGCGCTCGGGCCGCATCACGCCGCCCGGCCACCCGGCCTATTTTTTCATGCCGAAGAACGATCTGGTCTTCAACAAGAAGCAGCCCTTGCCGGGCCACGCAAACGGCATGTCCTTCTGCGCCTATGACAGGGACGAACGCCTGCTTCTGAAACGCGTCTACTATTCCGTTGGCGGCGGTTTCGTTGTCACCGATACCGAGCTCGAGCAGATGCGCGCCAAGAAGAAAGCCATCGCGGGTGCGACCAAGGTTCCCTATCCCTTCGCCACCGCCAAGCAAATGCTGGAAATGGCGGAGCGCTCCGGCCTCAGCATCGCGCAGATGAAGCGCGCCAATGAGGAGAGCCAGCGCAGCCGTGAGGAGCTCGACGAAGGTCTTGACCGTATCTGGGAAGCCATGCGCTCCTGTATCGAGCGCGGCCTCAAGGTCGACGGCGTCATGCCGGGCGGTTTGAACGTCCGGCGCCGTGCGAGGAAGATCCATGACAAGCTGCAGGAGGAGTGGAGGAGCAACCGCATCAATCCGCTGCTCGCCAACGACTGGCTGAGTGTTTATGCCATGGCCGTCAACGAGGAGAATGCGGCCGGCGGCCGCGTGGTGACCGCGCCCACGAACGGTGCAGCGGGGGTTATTCCCGCAACGATCCGTTATTACGAGCATTTCCACGAGGATTGGGATCAGAACGGCATCCGCGACTATCTCCTGACTGCGGCTGCCGTCGGCGGCATCATCAAGCACAACGCCTCGATTTCCGGCGCCGAAGTGGGCTGTCAGGGCGAGGTCGGTTCTGCGGCAGCGATGGCGGCTGCGGGACTTGCGGCGGTGATGGGCGGCACGCCCGCCCAGATCGAGAATGCGGCGGAAATCGCGCTGGAGCACCATCTCGGCATGACCTGCGACCCGGTGGCCGGTCTCGTCCAGGTGCCGTGCATCGAACGCAATGCGCTCGGTGCCGTCAAGGCCGTTACCGCCGCCTCGCTTGCCGTCAAAGGCGACGGCCAGCATTTCGTGCCGCTCGACGCCTGCATCGAGACGATGCGCCAGACGGGCTACGACATGAGCGAGAAATACAAGGAAACTTCGACCGGGGGTCTCGCTGTCAACGTCGTCGAATGCTGA
- a CDS encoding D-alanyl-D-alanine carboxypeptidase, protein MQAKSEIVSRSISFVSSPRSGNFLVKMLAAIAIATTAFLVESATAEAEAANSKYAGIVVDAKSGNVLYSENADRLQYPASLTKMMTLYMVFEALEQGRIRLDTRVPFSAYASSQAPTKLGVKAGSSISVEQGILGLVTLSANDAATALGELLAGSESRFAQTMTAKAHALGMTRTTYRNANGLPNTAQMTTARDQARLGIALRQHFPQYYSYFSTRSFKFGKRVIRSHNRLVGSVRGVDGIKTGYTRAAGFNLVSSVQADGKSIVGVVMGGTSTPARDGQMRKLIATYLPKASTRGGSNLIAQTAPTPVPSPVASATEIPVAAADVDLPRKGPTPDARYEVASAAVAYTDAPAAKSENPLVAEQKTEIPAPTKVKTKSFKQASVAAPSPAPAYMPPEEPAGNPVDALTTASVGPAAAAAKPAPVADQGPSGWVVQIGVSSSREMAMDLLENAKSKGGKALSSAKPFAVAYANGGDQVYRARFGGFDDQREAVNACKALKRAGVKCWAAAQ, encoded by the coding sequence ATGCAAGCGAAGAGTGAAATAGTGTCAAGGTCAATATCCTTCGTATCATCGCCACGATCCGGCAATTTCCTGGTGAAGATGTTAGCGGCGATCGCGATCGCAACAACGGCTTTCCTCGTTGAGTCGGCCACAGCCGAAGCAGAAGCCGCAAATTCGAAATATGCGGGCATCGTCGTCGATGCGAAGTCCGGCAACGTTCTCTACAGCGAGAATGCCGATCGCCTGCAGTATCCGGCGTCGCTGACGAAGATGATGACGCTCTATATGGTCTTCGAGGCGCTTGAGCAGGGTCGCATCCGTCTCGACACGCGTGTCCCCTTCTCGGCTTACGCTTCATCTCAGGCTCCGACCAAGCTCGGCGTCAAGGCCGGCAGTTCGATCAGCGTCGAACAGGGCATCCTTGGCCTTGTGACACTCTCCGCCAATGACGCGGCAACGGCCCTTGGCGAATTGCTTGCCGGCAGCGAAAGCCGGTTCGCGCAGACGATGACCGCCAAGGCGCATGCGCTCGGCATGACCCGCACTACCTATCGCAATGCCAACGGCCTGCCGAACACGGCACAGATGACCACGGCACGCGATCAGGCCCGCCTCGGTATCGCACTTCGCCAGCATTTTCCGCAGTATTACAGCTATTTCTCCACGCGCAGCTTCAAGTTCGGCAAACGCGTCATCCGCAGCCACAATCGCCTTGTCGGTTCGGTGCGCGGCGTCGATGGCATCAAGACCGGCTATACCCGGGCTGCCGGTTTCAATCTTGTGAGCTCAGTGCAGGCCGACGGCAAGTCGATCGTTGGTGTCGTCATGGGTGGCACCTCCACGCCTGCCCGCGATGGGCAGATGCGTAAGTTGATTGCGACCTATCTTCCGAAGGCTTCCACGCGCGGCGGTTCAAACCTGATTGCGCAGACGGCGCCCACGCCGGTTCCGTCACCTGTTGCTTCTGCGACTGAAATTCCTGTCGCGGCCGCCGATGTCGACCTGCCGCGCAAAGGCCCGACGCCGGACGCGCGCTATGAGGTAGCGTCCGCTGCCGTCGCCTATACTGACGCTCCTGCTGCGAAATCCGAAAACCCGCTCGTTGCCGAACAGAAGACCGAGATTCCGGCTCCGACCAAGGTGAAGACCAAGAGCTTCAAGCAAGCCTCCGTTGCTGCCCCCTCTCCGGCCCCTGCCTACATGCCGCCGGAAGAGCCCGCCGGCAATCCCGTCGATGCTCTCACGACCGCCTCGGTGGGTCCCGCCGCCGCTGCCGCGAAACCGGCTCCGGTTGCCGACCAGGGGCCTAGCGGCTGGGTCGTTCAGATCGGCGTGTCGTCGAGCCGCGAAATGGCGATGGATCTGCTGGAGAATGCAAAGAGCAAGGGCGGCAAGGCTTTGAGCTCCGCAAAGCCCTTCGCAGTCGCCTATGCAAACGGCGGCGATCAGGTCTATCGCGCCCGCTTCGGCGGCTTCGACGACCAGCGCGAAGCCGTAAATGCCTGCAAGGCGCTCAAGCGCGCAGGCGTCAAGTGCTGGGCGGCAGCCCAATGA
- a CDS encoding PAS domain-containing protein produces the protein MNRNETGWCAVRHQTIIDIYDYWNRLRGASDAPLKSQIEPSSLGHLLPSLFILEKNDELGAVTFRLAGTRICDLFGRDLRDESFAELFGDGHADDIEATLLGAMHHVIPTLLNATGYSTAGHQATFEIIVMPLRCENGCRARLLGAIAPSAAASWLEIVPLDFLALDRSRLLRDKTGQNGGGSNWPYTAVAEPTHGFSVVLGRMMSSLFSGVAPR, from the coding sequence TTGAACCGAAATGAAACAGGTTGGTGTGCCGTGCGTCATCAGACGATCATCGATATTTACGATTACTGGAACCGCCTGCGCGGTGCCAGCGATGCACCGCTGAAATCGCAGATCGAACCGTCGAGCCTTGGCCACCTTCTGCCGAGCCTCTTCATCCTTGAGAAAAACGACGAACTGGGCGCCGTCACCTTCCGGCTTGCCGGCACCAGAATCTGCGATCTTTTCGGGCGGGATCTGCGTGACGAGAGCTTTGCCGAACTCTTCGGCGACGGCCATGCCGATGACATTGAGGCAACGCTTCTGGGTGCGATGCATCACGTCATCCCGACGCTGCTCAACGCGACCGGCTACAGCACGGCGGGGCATCAGGCCACCTTCGAGATCATCGTCATGCCGCTGCGCTGTGAAAACGGCTGCCGCGCGCGGCTGCTCGGCGCCATTGCGCCGTCCGCTGCGGCAAGCTGGCTGGAAATCGTGCCGCTCGATTTTCTGGCGCTCGACCGCAGCCGCCTGCTGCGCGATAAGACCGGGCAGAACGGCGGTGGGAGCAACTGGCCATACACAGCTGTCGCCGAGCCTACGCATGGCTTTAGTGTGGTCCTCGGCCGCATGATGTCTTCATTGTTTTCCGGGGTGGCACCGCGCTGA
- a CDS encoding DUF1624 domain-containing protein, whose product MMAISANENGASSRPPRIGLLDTARGAALIAMATYHFTWDMEFMGYLARGTAEAGWLKIYARAIASTFLFLAGVSLVLSGTPSIRRQAYLRRLGMIVSAAALITAATAIAMPQGAIFFGILHSIAAASVIGLLFLRMPGIITIAAGITAVIAPLYLRSSFFDTPWLWWVGLSQTVPRSNDYVPVLPWIGPFLIGMGVSRIALKQGWAEWLAKFGTGTTLLAKAGRHSLAIYLIHQPILISIAYALSITVPPAKPDPVQTYLQQCQSSCVVQEGEALCRSFCQCTLERLQGENSFTPLQSGAIQADKDESVQRIALECSTEAQ is encoded by the coding sequence ATGATGGCTATTTCGGCGAACGAAAACGGTGCGTCCTCCCGGCCGCCGCGCATCGGCCTGCTCGATACGGCGCGTGGCGCGGCCCTGATTGCCATGGCGACCTACCACTTCACCTGGGATATGGAGTTCATGGGCTATCTGGCGCGCGGCACAGCGGAGGCTGGGTGGCTGAAGATCTATGCCCGCGCGATCGCCTCGACATTCCTCTTCCTCGCCGGTGTCAGCTTGGTGCTTTCCGGCACACCAAGCATCAGGCGCCAAGCCTATCTCCGGCGGCTTGGCATGATCGTTTCAGCCGCGGCTCTTATCACGGCCGCGACGGCAATTGCGATGCCACAGGGCGCGATATTTTTCGGTATTCTGCACAGTATCGCAGCGGCAAGCGTCATTGGCCTGCTCTTCCTGCGCATGCCCGGGATTATAACGATCGCCGCCGGCATTACGGCCGTCATCGCCCCGCTCTATCTGCGCTCTTCATTCTTCGATACGCCATGGCTTTGGTGGGTGGGCCTATCCCAAACGGTTCCGCGATCGAACGATTATGTGCCGGTTCTACCCTGGATCGGGCCTTTTCTCATCGGAATGGGCGTTTCGAGAATAGCGCTGAAACAGGGCTGGGCGGAATGGCTGGCAAAGTTTGGCACCGGCACCACTCTGCTCGCAAAAGCTGGCCGCCACAGCCTTGCCATCTACCTGATCCACCAGCCGATCCTGATCTCGATCGCCTATGCGCTTTCGATCACCGTCCCGCCCGCAAAGCCGGATCCCGTGCAGACCTACTTGCAGCAATGCCAGTCCTCCTGCGTCGTCCAGGAAGGCGAAGCCCTTTGCCGCAGCTTCTGCCAGTGCACGCTCGAAAGATTGCAGGGTGAGAACTCGTTCACGCCACTCCAGTCTGGCGCAATCCAGGCGGATAAGGATGAAAGCGTACAGCGTATCGCATTGGAGTGCAGCACCGAAGCGCAATAG
- a CDS encoding DUF1489 family protein, producing MALHLIKLCVGADSIDDLREWVAERSLRAIAAGLEPHSVHTTRMVPKRVDELLDGGSLYWVIKGQVQARQKLLDIQTFTDGEGIGRCHLVLGPEVIETAVQPKRAFQGWRYYPEEDVPRDITTLGEGVAEMPADLRRELSELGLL from the coding sequence ATGGCATTGCATCTGATCAAATTATGCGTCGGCGCGGACTCGATCGACGATTTGCGCGAATGGGTGGCGGAGCGTTCGCTGCGGGCGATTGCGGCTGGCCTCGAGCCGCATTCCGTTCACACAACGCGCATGGTTCCGAAACGCGTGGACGAACTGCTTGACGGCGGCTCACTCTATTGGGTCATCAAGGGGCAGGTGCAAGCGCGCCAGAAGCTCTTGGATATCCAGACCTTCACGGACGGCGAAGGGATCGGCCGGTGCCACCTGGTTCTTGGGCCGGAAGTGATCGAAACTGCCGTGCAGCCGAAGCGCGCCTTCCAGGGCTGGCGCTATTATCCGGAAGAAGACGTGCCGCGGGATATCACGACGCTCGGAGAGGGTGTTGCCGAGATGCCCGCGGATTTGCGCCGCGAGCTGTCGGAGCTTGGATTGCTGTAG
- the pip gene encoding prolyl aminopeptidase yields MSSLYPEIEPYDTGFLETGDGNRIYWECCGNPVGQPALVLHGGPGSGCSATARRYFDPSVYRIVLFDQRNCGRSLPSAAEFDTDLAANTTWHLVDDIERLRLHVDVEAWVIFANSWGSTLALAYAESHPDRVRAMAIAGVTTTRRTEIDWLCHSMARFFPEEWGRLREAIPPNLRHLDMLSAFHRLLNAPDQEVRIKAARDWHDWEAAPILLADPDGLPRRWRDPDYVLARARIVTHFFFNGAWLDDGVLLRNAGRLSGIPGILVQGRFDLEAPLTTAWELAEAWPGSRLVVVENAAHSTSNTAISSAIIAATDEFREISQK; encoded by the coding sequence ATGTCTTCGCTTTATCCTGAAATCGAGCCCTATGACACAGGATTCCTGGAGACCGGAGACGGCAACCGGATCTACTGGGAATGCTGCGGCAATCCCGTCGGCCAGCCTGCGCTCGTTCTCCACGGCGGTCCCGGCTCGGGATGTTCTGCAACCGCACGACGCTATTTCGATCCTTCAGTCTATCGCATCGTGCTCTTCGACCAGCGAAATTGCGGCCGCAGCCTGCCGAGTGCCGCCGAGTTCGATACGGACCTTGCGGCCAACACCACGTGGCATTTGGTTGACGACATAGAGCGGCTTCGGCTTCACGTCGATGTCGAGGCCTGGGTCATATTCGCGAACTCCTGGGGCTCGACGCTGGCGCTCGCCTATGCCGAGAGCCATCCCGATCGCGTGCGAGCCATGGCGATCGCTGGAGTGACGACCACCCGCCGTACCGAAATAGATTGGCTCTGCCACAGCATGGCACGCTTCTTTCCCGAGGAATGGGGGCGGCTGCGCGAGGCGATACCGCCCAACCTTCGCCATCTCGATATGCTTTCGGCCTTTCACCGGTTGCTGAATGCGCCTGATCAGGAAGTCCGCATAAAGGCGGCGCGCGATTGGCACGACTGGGAGGCGGCACCGATACTTCTCGCCGATCCGGATGGTTTGCCCCGCCGCTGGCGCGATCCGGACTATGTGCTGGCCAGAGCGCGGATCGTCACGCACTTTTTCTTCAACGGCGCATGGCTTGATGACGGTGTCCTGCTACGCAACGCGGGACGACTTTCAGGAATACCCGGCATCTTGGTACAGGGCCGCTTCGACCTTGAAGCGCCGCTGACGACCGCCTGGGAACTGGCCGAAGCGTGGCCCGGCAGCCGCCTTGTCGTGGTTGAAAACGCCGCGCACTCGACGTCGAACACGGCAATCTCCTCCGCCATCATCGCCGCAACCGACGAATTTCGCGAAATTTCCCAAAAATAA
- a CDS encoding DUF599 domain-containing protein — MTVADYIALAFFAILWLGYSWLLRGRTFFGRTSLTHAMTERRREWIYNSLRRDLKMIDTQIMAGLQNGTAFFASTSMFAIGSCFALLGATDKVNAIFADLPYVFSSGTASFELKVGGLTALFAYAFFKFGWSYRLFNYCSILFGSIPMVRDSETDIIAAERAAERVIRMNVIAGGHFNEGLRAIFLSIGYLGWFVNAYVFMATTAIIVVVLTRRQFFSEARLAIMDANPPSILHLSAIRRDMPPGGGSDLPGGL, encoded by the coding sequence CTGACGGTTGCGGATTATATCGCACTGGCTTTCTTCGCCATTCTGTGGCTCGGCTATTCCTGGCTGCTGCGCGGCAGGACATTCTTCGGCCGCACGAGCCTCACCCACGCCATGACCGAACGGCGGCGCGAATGGATCTACAATTCGCTGCGCCGCGACCTCAAGATGATCGACACGCAGATCATGGCCGGGCTCCAGAACGGCACGGCCTTCTTTGCATCGACCTCAATGTTCGCGATCGGCAGCTGCTTTGCACTGCTCGGCGCGACGGACAAGGTAAATGCCATCTTCGCCGATCTGCCTTATGTATTCAGCAGCGGCACCGCGAGCTTCGAACTCAAGGTCGGCGGGCTGACGGCGCTCTTTGCATACGCCTTCTTCAAGTTTGGCTGGTCTTATAGGCTCTTCAACTACTGCAGCATCCTCTTCGGCTCGATCCCAATGGTGCGCGACAGCGAGACCGATATCATCGCCGCCGAGCGCGCCGCCGAACGGGTCATCCGCATGAATGTGATTGCCGGCGGACATTTCAATGAAGGCCTTCGCGCGATCTTCCTGTCGATCGGCTATCTCGGATGGTTCGTGAACGCTTACGTATTCATGGCGACGACGGCGATCATCGTCGTGGTGCTCACGCGCAGGCAGTTCTTCTCGGAGGCGCGGCTTGCGATCATGGATGCCAACCCGCCATCAATTCTCCACCTTTCTGCTATTCGCCGCGATATGCCGCCAGGTGGCGGAAGTGATTTGCCCGGGGGATTATGA
- a CDS encoding transglutaminase-like cysteine peptidase, giving the protein MFNALKGTFLAGILMMAMTGSGQATPANMTLAGNTSPPIGHYEFCKANSSECAYDGGDAGPAILTQERWKAILKINYEVNSQIQPMTDKEIYGVEERWAYPRSVGDCEDFVLLKRKMLIDAGISPSDTLITVVMQPNGEGHAVLTVRTDHGDFILDNMRNKVMLWADTEYTFLKRQSADDPARWMKLQDGRAVAVGSVR; this is encoded by the coding sequence ATGTTCAATGCACTCAAAGGCACCTTTCTGGCCGGTATCCTGATGATGGCAATGACGGGCTCGGGCCAAGCGACGCCTGCCAATATGACGCTTGCAGGCAACACAAGTCCGCCGATCGGCCACTATGAATTTTGCAAGGCAAACTCGAGCGAATGCGCCTATGACGGTGGCGACGCCGGCCCCGCGATCCTAACCCAGGAGCGTTGGAAGGCGATTCTCAAGATCAACTACGAGGTCAACTCGCAGATCCAGCCGATGACCGACAAGGAAATCTACGGCGTCGAGGAGCGCTGGGCCTACCCGCGCAGCGTTGGCGATTGCGAGGATTTCGTACTGCTGAAGCGCAAGATGCTGATAGACGCCGGCATCTCGCCATCCGATACGCTGATAACGGTTGTCATGCAGCCGAACGGCGAAGGCCATGCCGTGCTGACAGTCCGCACGGACCATGGCGACTTCATCCTCGACAACATGCGCAACAAGGTGATGCTTTGGGCGGATACCGAATACACCTTCCTGAAGCGCCAGTCCGCCGATGATCCGGCACGCTGGATGAAGCTGCAGGACGGCCGTGCCGTCGCGGTTGGTAGCGTTCGCTAA
- a CDS encoding CBS domain-containing protein: MSNTVKAILDLKGRNVVTAGANTTAGEAAKVLSSRKIGAVVIVGVEGRIAGIFTERDLVNAVAKFGKDCLDQPVVSLMTSRVFRCHEDTTVNELMELMTSRRFRHLPVETNGKLVGIVSIGDVVKTRIAEVERETEEIKAYIAG, from the coding sequence ATGTCCAACACCGTAAAAGCCATCCTCGACCTGAAGGGCCGCAACGTCGTCACGGCCGGCGCGAACACGACCGCCGGCGAAGCGGCGAAAGTGCTCAGCAGCCGCAAGATCGGTGCCGTTGTCATTGTCGGCGTGGAAGGCCGTATTGCCGGGATCTTCACCGAACGCGATCTTGTCAATGCCGTTGCAAAGTTCGGCAAGGACTGCCTCGATCAGCCGGTTGTCTCGCTGATGACATCCAGGGTCTTCCGTTGCCATGAGGACACGACCGTCAACGAATTGATGGAACTGATGACCAGCCGGCGCTTCCGCCATCTGCCGGTTGAAACAAATGGAAAGCTCGTCGGCATCGTCTCAATCGGCGACGTCGTGAAGACGCGCATCGCAGAAGTCGAGCGCGAGACAGAAGAAATCAAGGCCTATATCGCGGGCTGA
- a CDS encoding MerR family DNA-binding transcriptional regulator, translated as MPVNKYYSITELTREFGVSTRTLRFYEDEGLIHPERRGRTRLFRPADRRLIQEILRGRRIGFTIAEIREIIQVYKDPPGELGQLKLLMKRVDEKREDLRKKRKDIDDTLTELDNIEEACLGRLAEIGVGT; from the coding sequence ATGCCAGTGAACAAGTACTATAGCATAACGGAGCTGACGCGCGAATTCGGAGTGTCGACGCGCACGCTTCGCTTCTACGAAGACGAGGGCCTGATCCATCCGGAACGCCGCGGGCGCACGCGCCTCTTTCGTCCGGCCGACCGGCGCCTGATCCAGGAAATCCTGCGCGGCCGCCGCATCGGCTTCACGATCGCGGAGATTCGCGAGATCATTCAGGTCTATAAGGACCCGCCGGGGGAACTCGGCCAGCTCAAGCTTTTGATGAAACGTGTTGACGAAAAGCGGGAAGACCTGCGCAAGAAGCGCAAGGATATCGACGACACGCTGACGGAGCTCGACAATATCGAAGAGGCCTGTCTCGGCCGGCTCGCCGAAATCGGCGTTGGCACCTGA
- a CDS encoding PilZ domain-containing protein: MHSFQQAQTQRTTVPRPEQGVFQRVPINMQGRLMLANYEEYECTVIDMSPGDMYVTCAGRPRANERVVAYIDHLGRVEGNVLTVDVRGFTMSINATERKREKLAAQLTWLANKHELGLPEDRRHDRLTPRETKTELTLEDGTRYTCRIMDLSLSGAAVDVEVRPALGTPVRLGNMRGRVVRHFSEGVALEFLSLQSRETLREFL; this comes from the coding sequence ATGCACTCATTCCAGCAAGCCCAGACGCAACGGACAACAGTGCCGCGCCCTGAGCAGGGTGTCTTCCAGCGCGTGCCCATCAATATGCAGGGCCGCCTCATGCTTGCGAACTACGAGGAATACGAATGCACAGTGATCGACATGTCACCCGGCGACATGTATGTCACCTGCGCCGGCCGGCCGCGCGCCAATGAGCGCGTCGTCGCCTATATCGATCATCTCGGCCGTGTCGAAGGCAACGTTCTGACCGTCGACGTGCGTGGCTTCACGATGTCGATCAACGCCACCGAGCGCAAGCGGGAGAAGCTTGCCGCACAGCTCACCTGGCTTGCCAACAAGCATGAGCTCGGCCTGCCGGAAGACCGGCGTCATGATCGTCTGACCCCGCGTGAGACGAAGACAGAGCTAACGCTTGAGGATGGCACGCGCTACACCTGCCGCATCATGGACTTGTCGTTGTCGGGTGCTGCAGTTGACGTGGAGGTGCGCCCCGCTCTCGGCACGCCAGTCCGCCTCGGCAACATGCGCGGCCGCGTCGTGCGCCATTTCAGCGAGGGCGTCGCGCTAGAGTTCCTCTCGCTCCAGTCCCGCGAGACGTTGCGCGAATTCCTCTAA